Proteins co-encoded in one Polyangiaceae bacterium genomic window:
- a CDS encoding glutathione S-transferase N-terminal domain-containing protein → MYRTRFCPYCIRANFLLKGKHVSFQEIDVSGDLERRAWLREATGQHTVPQIFINDRSIGGFSELSALEHSGQLDRLLAEEPQP, encoded by the coding sequence ATGTACCGCACCCGGTTCTGCCCCTACTGCATCCGGGCCAACTTCCTGCTGAAGGGCAAGCACGTCAGCTTCCAGGAGATCGACGTGTCGGGGGACCTCGAGCGACGAGCCTGGCTGAGAGAAGCCACCGGACAGCACACCGTGCCGCAAATCTTCATCAACGATCGCTCCATCGGCGGCTTCTCGGAGCTCTCGGCGCTGGAGCACAGCGGACAGCTAGACCGCCTGCTCGCTGAAGAGCCGCAGCCGTGA
- a CDS encoding prepilin peptidase yields MQLSDFPHVFLLAFAIPFGLAFGSFLNVVIYRLPRGENLAYPGSACPACGKPIRGYDNIPVLSWVVLRGKARCCQAPISARYPLVELVGGLAAYAIIEVVVMGLPPETNAWTALGLFCANLALTLGLVAAAFIDVEHMILPDEITLGGAVLGFATSFVRPGIEWQESLLGAAIGFLMVWLPFDVLYRKLRGQAGMGLGDAKLLLLAGAWFGWVGAVFALFVGAFQGTLGAIVMLVSRGQISEPEAVQRQREELQQAIEAAEGEEREALLAEFEADPLAEESDGSFSQARLAFGPFLVLAILEYQFFGPYLIAELRDWMLGA; encoded by the coding sequence TTGCAGCTGAGCGACTTCCCCCACGTCTTCTTGCTGGCGTTCGCGATCCCGTTCGGGTTGGCCTTCGGCAGCTTCCTGAACGTCGTGATCTATCGCTTGCCTCGTGGAGAGAACCTCGCCTACCCCGGCAGCGCTTGCCCAGCGTGTGGAAAGCCGATCCGCGGCTATGACAACATCCCGGTCCTGAGCTGGGTGGTTCTTCGCGGAAAAGCCCGCTGTTGCCAGGCGCCCATCTCGGCACGCTACCCGTTGGTTGAGCTGGTTGGCGGACTCGCGGCATACGCGATCATCGAAGTCGTGGTGATGGGGCTACCGCCAGAGACGAACGCCTGGACGGCGCTCGGGCTGTTCTGCGCGAACCTGGCGCTCACCCTCGGGCTAGTCGCGGCGGCATTCATCGACGTCGAGCACATGATTCTTCCGGATGAGATCACCCTGGGGGGCGCAGTCCTGGGCTTCGCAACGAGCTTCGTGCGTCCAGGAATCGAATGGCAGGAGTCGCTGCTTGGGGCAGCGATTGGCTTCTTGATGGTCTGGCTGCCTTTTGACGTCTTGTATCGCAAGCTCCGAGGGCAGGCGGGCATGGGCCTAGGGGACGCCAAGCTCCTGTTGCTCGCTGGCGCCTGGTTCGGTTGGGTGGGCGCAGTGTTCGCGCTCTTCGTCGGCGCTTTCCAGGGCACCCTCGGCGCTATCGTGATGCTGGTCTCTAGAGGCCAGATCAGCGAGCCTGAGGCAGTGCAGCGCCAGCGGGAGGAACTGCAGCAAGCCATTGAGGCAGCAGAGGGTGAGGAGCGTGAAGCGTTGCTCGCGGAGTTCGAAGCCGACCCATTGGCAGAGGAGTCCGATGGCAGTTTCAGCCAGGCCCGTTTGGCGTTTGGCCCATTCTTGGTGCTGGCCATCTTGGAGTATCAGTTCTTCGGTCCCTACCTGATCGCGGAGCTCAGAGACTGGATGCTTGGCGCATGA
- a CDS encoding TetR/AcrR family transcriptional regulator, whose amino-acid sequence MDTPSVERPRRGNSKERVLRAAGYLFSRQGYAATSVDEIATRAQASPSSIYWHFKGGKEDILVAVLEQAAQTYMRRLANQVQSGGTMLEKIDIFLADVRQQVEEQPDTLRLIMQIALERSHADSGVRTRIQNIYRAYRAAMVEEMRKLVPDEETRRLERSAFLVVGLLEGIFLQWQLDSEDVDIDGALQLLRVLIYRQYAGRNVRIPPLPNVRPSSPLAASVPPEQDEPAAEALASAEEALAAARVNSGPVFAAE is encoded by the coding sequence ATGGACACCCCCTCTGTCGAACGACCCCGCCGAGGCAACTCCAAGGAGCGCGTGCTGCGCGCCGCGGGTTACCTCTTTTCACGTCAAGGTTACGCCGCCACCAGCGTCGACGAGATCGCCACTCGCGCGCAGGCGTCGCCGTCGAGCATCTACTGGCACTTCAAGGGTGGAAAAGAAGACATCCTCGTTGCCGTGCTCGAGCAGGCCGCGCAAACGTATATGCGGCGCCTGGCGAATCAGGTGCAGTCCGGCGGCACGATGCTGGAGAAGATCGACATCTTCCTCGCAGACGTACGCCAGCAGGTCGAAGAGCAACCTGACACGCTTCGCTTGATCATGCAGATCGCCCTCGAGCGTTCCCATGCGGATAGCGGCGTGCGCACCCGCATCCAGAACATCTACCGCGCTTACCGTGCGGCAATGGTAGAGGAGATGCGCAAGCTCGTCCCCGACGAGGAGACCCGGCGCCTCGAGCGTTCCGCGTTTCTGGTGGTCGGCTTGCTGGAGGGTATCTTCCTGCAGTGGCAGCTCGACTCCGAGGACGTCGACATCGACGGTGCGCTACAGCTGCTGCGCGTGCTGATCTATCGGCAGTACGCCGGGCGCAACGTGCGCATCCCGCCGCTGCCCAACGTGCGCCCGAGCTCGCCCCTCGCGGCCAGCGTGCCCCCCGAACAAGATGAACCAGCGGCGGAGGCACTCGCCTCCGCAGAAGAAGCGTTGGCGGCGGCCCGGGTCAACAGCGGCCCTGTATTCGCCGCGGAGTAG
- a CDS encoding phosphomannomutase/phosphoglucomutase, whose amino-acid sequence MTDFPAHIFREYDIRGVADRDLTDELTQRIGAGLARLLRPASGKAPHVVVGRDCRASGPRLFEALLKGLTSGGAHVTDVGVGPTPLVYFGVHHLDADGGVMITGSHNPGNENGFKIMKGKASFFGDDIRALKELAQGGELAERSRGSIETVPIQEAYLTQLRQDISLGQRKLKVVLDAGNGAGGPLGVQALKGCGIEPIQLFCDMNGSFPNHHPDPTVVENLKDLMATMQKEGADVGIAFDGDADRLGVVDKDGSVIWGDRLLALFARRVLEQRPGAAVIGEVKCSQSMYDDIAKHGGKPIMWRTGHSLIKSKMKQEHAALAGEMSGHFFFADRYFGFDDGIYAALRLLEILSHSGQSISELLADLPQGHTTPEIRMDCPDDKKFAVVEQVKAALAAEGNGELSDIDGVRVSYPDGSWGLARASNTGPIIVLRFEAQTPERLQELKGHVEGLVASATANA is encoded by the coding sequence ATGACGGACTTCCCCGCTCACATCTTTCGTGAATACGACATCCGCGGAGTCGCCGATCGCGACCTGACCGATGAGCTGACTCAGCGCATTGGTGCGGGCCTCGCCCGCCTGCTGCGTCCAGCGAGCGGAAAGGCACCACACGTCGTCGTGGGCCGTGACTGCCGCGCCTCAGGACCGCGCTTGTTCGAAGCGCTGCTCAAGGGCTTGACCAGTGGCGGTGCTCACGTGACGGATGTGGGAGTCGGCCCGACGCCGCTGGTCTACTTCGGGGTGCATCACTTGGACGCCGATGGCGGGGTGATGATCACCGGTAGTCACAACCCGGGCAACGAGAACGGCTTCAAGATCATGAAGGGGAAGGCGTCGTTCTTCGGTGACGACATCCGAGCCCTCAAGGAGCTAGCCCAGGGCGGCGAGCTCGCCGAACGAAGCCGCGGCTCCATCGAGACGGTGCCGATCCAAGAAGCCTACTTGACCCAGCTGCGCCAGGACATTTCCCTAGGGCAACGCAAGCTAAAGGTGGTGCTCGACGCCGGTAACGGCGCCGGCGGTCCGCTGGGCGTCCAGGCACTCAAGGGCTGCGGCATCGAGCCGATCCAGCTGTTCTGCGACATGAACGGTAGCTTCCCGAATCATCATCCCGATCCTACAGTCGTGGAGAACCTCAAGGATCTAATGGCCACGATGCAGAAGGAAGGTGCAGACGTGGGCATCGCCTTCGACGGCGACGCAGATCGCCTGGGCGTCGTGGACAAAGACGGCAGCGTGATCTGGGGCGATCGCTTGCTCGCACTCTTCGCGCGGCGCGTGCTCGAGCAACGCCCCGGAGCTGCGGTGATCGGCGAAGTGAAGTGCTCTCAGTCGATGTACGACGACATCGCCAAGCATGGCGGTAAGCCGATCATGTGGCGCACGGGTCACTCGCTGATCAAGAGCAAGATGAAGCAAGAGCACGCCGCGCTGGCCGGGGAAATGAGCGGCCACTTCTTCTTCGCTGACCGCTACTTCGGCTTCGACGACGGCATCTACGCCGCCCTGCGTCTGCTCGAAATCTTGAGCCACTCTGGCCAGAGCATCTCCGAACTGCTGGCGGATCTGCCTCAGGGCCACACCACGCCGGAAATCCGCATGGATTGTCCCGACGACAAGAAGTTCGCCGTGGTGGAGCAGGTGAAGGCAGCGCTCGCCGCCGAAGGCAACGGCGAGCTGAGCGACATCGACGGCGTGCGCGTCTCCTACCCTGACGGTTCCTGGGGCCTCGCCCGTGCATCGAACACCGGCCCCATCATCGTCTTGCGTTTCGAGGCCCAAACTCCAGAGCGCCTCCAAGAGCTGAAGGGGCATGTGGAAGGCTTGGTCGCCAGCGCGACCGCCAACGCCTGA
- the prmC gene encoding peptide chain release factor N(5)-glutamine methyltransferase, giving the protein MSEAAESWTIGKVLRWAQDDFAKRGLSAPRLDAELLLGECLGLSRVQLIMDSGRPLLPEELSTYRELIKRRRTGEPIAYILGEREFWGLKFRTDSRALIPRPDTETLVEVALERTRGIETFGNALDLCTGSGCVAIALHKERPTWRVIGSDLSEDALALARENAIRLGAIWGLCWQASDLFESIPYANKFDLITANPPYIPSGEIPGLDADIREFEPGMALDGGSDGMRFVERISRGALDFLKPGAVLAMELHHDQAQRTSELLESLGYVEVQRKKDYGGHERVVSARRA; this is encoded by the coding sequence ATGTCGGAAGCTGCGGAAAGCTGGACCATCGGCAAGGTGCTGCGCTGGGCCCAGGACGACTTTGCAAAGCGCGGGCTGAGCGCCCCAAGGCTAGACGCCGAGCTGCTCCTGGGTGAGTGCCTTGGCCTAAGTCGCGTCCAGCTGATCATGGACTCTGGGCGCCCGCTGTTGCCGGAGGAGCTCTCCACTTACCGCGAGCTGATCAAGAGACGACGCACCGGCGAGCCCATCGCCTACATCCTGGGCGAACGAGAGTTTTGGGGGCTCAAGTTCCGTACGGATTCAAGGGCCCTGATCCCTCGACCCGACACCGAGACGCTGGTCGAGGTAGCCTTGGAGCGCACCCGAGGGATTGAGACCTTCGGCAACGCCCTCGACTTGTGCACCGGGAGCGGCTGTGTGGCGATCGCGCTGCACAAGGAGCGACCTACCTGGCGAGTCATCGGGAGCGACCTATCAGAGGACGCGTTGGCGCTAGCTCGAGAGAACGCAATCCGTCTGGGGGCGATTTGGGGTCTGTGCTGGCAAGCCAGTGACCTCTTCGAGTCGATTCCGTACGCAAACAAATTCGACTTGATCACGGCGAACCCACCATACATCCCGAGCGGCGAAATCCCAGGCCTGGATGCTGACATCCGGGAGTTCGAACCCGGCATGGCCCTCGATGGCGGCAGCGACGGCATGCGCTTCGTTGAGCGCATCAGCCGCGGCGCACTCGACTTCCTCAAGCCCGGAGCAGTGCTCGCGATGGAGCTGCATCACGACCAGGCGCAACGCACGAGCGAGCTTCTGGAGTCGCTCGGGTACGTCGAGGTGCAGCGGAAGAAAGACTATGGCGGGCACGAGAGGGTCGTGAGTGCGCGGAGAGCGTGA
- a CDS encoding four helix bundle protein: MLRIYPVLLSLIESVSPRIRSLERCDPDLARQCRRALASAPLNVAEGSYSQGRNRKARYHNALGSLRECLACFETAAALGYLPPVEPELRDRFDRVLGTLVRLVGGH; the protein is encoded by the coding sequence ATGCTACGCATCTATCCCGTTCTACTCTCACTGATTGAGTCTGTTTCCCCTCGGATACGCTCTCTGGAGCGTTGCGATCCCGATCTCGCCCGTCAATGCCGCCGGGCGTTGGCCAGCGCGCCGCTGAACGTGGCGGAAGGCAGCTACAGCCAAGGCCGAAATCGCAAGGCGCGCTACCACAACGCGTTGGGCTCACTCCGGGAGTGCCTCGCGTGCTTCGAAACGGCGGCAGCGCTCGGCTACCTGCCTCCGGTAGAACCAGAACTGCGCGACCGCTTCGATCGCGTACTAGGCACCTTGGTCCGCCTGGTTGGCGGACACTAG
- a CDS encoding four helix bundle protein, protein MALRIHSTAIEAIALLRPIVFRLRRYDLPLASQISRSASSIALNIGEGEHSTAGTRRQRYLTAAGSANETRTALEVAQAWGYITHEDCRAVLGHLDHILAVLWKLTRAA, encoded by the coding sequence ATGGCCCTCAGAATTCACTCCACCGCTATCGAAGCCATCGCGCTTCTCCGTCCAATCGTCTTTCGCTTGCGGCGCTACGACCTGCCGCTCGCGAGTCAAATCTCGCGCAGCGCCTCGAGCATCGCCCTCAACATCGGGGAGGGCGAGCACTCCACGGCGGGCACCCGCCGCCAGCGCTACTTGACCGCTGCCGGTTCCGCCAACGAAACGCGCACCGCGCTCGAGGTGGCTCAGGCTTGGGGCTACATCACGCACGAGGATTGCCGCGCGGTACTGGGTCACTTGGATCACATCCTGGCGGTGCTCTGGAAGCTCACTCGCGCGGCCTAA
- a CDS encoding radical SAM protein, with product MARVAVWFAPLEISRDFIDYPYFADLGAVQAAAVLREAGHQVTLHDALASPGASLTPLAGDQVRLGVDVETLLAGATDAELALVAYTPFQRPPTRDPALARLLEGLRAQAPTRPILLADLYQSGQHVVDASSEDILAAYPEVDGLLRYEAEGHLVPWVAELIEQGRPVTREVRDGNNGPEIDLNELPLPAWDLVDTRSYFAFHRSVMQGLGRPHWAFPIDADHLPMLSSRGCPFRCAHCSSNPGLPAGKPKTQRRYSPERLAAQLDWLQQHGARSVHLLDELANVNERHFDALTELLEARGLNFEIPNGVRADYVRPKHLAAMSGRLTTLSISAESGVQRVVDQVVGKQLDLRAIVETAERAHAAGVHLLIHYIIGMPGESAAEINGTLSFALDLFERFNAEPSVQFATPLPGTRLAREALKKGATALPVVRDWGPYFQGNPSLETSAFSSDDLRAFKQSFDRRMEALRQPAHVRLAVSYQCNNRCTFCSVGSPPALPPGNKVPTDERARLRALSEHLSEEYRRGARELTLDGGEPTLSRGVFQLIQIAKRIGFDRVSLITNGRLASYPEYAKRLADSGLDEIWVSLHGSHAALHDNLVGDPGAFEQTLSGLQQLLSCAPQSLKLGVQITLTRQNQRDLSALFALLSRLGVRNVGLLGLEPGGAGYASAAYDLEELSTDLVAALQSVKAPHEAVDSSDTLSFCVKNLPVCALPGFERLVEVDLSKLAPELSRDRYVSLEGVDLPSYVRAQRTYTERCVACHYRTICGGFVDRDTDQPSWLVPLRRLTHTPVGAAR from the coding sequence ATGGCGCGCGTCGCGGTGTGGTTCGCCCCACTCGAGATCTCCCGCGACTTCATCGACTACCCCTACTTTGCTGATCTGGGAGCGGTGCAGGCGGCGGCCGTGCTGCGCGAGGCAGGGCACCAGGTGACGCTCCACGACGCCCTCGCCAGCCCCGGCGCAAGCCTCACGCCGCTCGCAGGCGACCAGGTGCGCCTAGGCGTCGACGTGGAGACGCTGCTCGCCGGCGCGACAGACGCTGAGCTGGCGCTGGTCGCGTACACGCCCTTTCAACGCCCGCCCACGCGAGACCCGGCGCTCGCGCGGTTGCTCGAAGGGCTACGCGCGCAAGCACCCACGCGCCCGATCCTATTGGCTGATCTCTATCAGTCCGGTCAGCACGTGGTGGATGCGTCGAGCGAGGACATCCTCGCGGCCTACCCTGAGGTGGACGGCCTCTTGCGTTACGAAGCCGAGGGGCACCTCGTGCCCTGGGTCGCGGAGCTTATCGAGCAAGGCCGACCCGTCACGCGTGAGGTGCGCGACGGAAACAACGGCCCGGAAATCGACCTAAACGAGCTCCCGTTACCCGCGTGGGACTTGGTCGACACGCGAAGCTATTTCGCCTTTCACCGCTCCGTCATGCAAGGCCTCGGCAGGCCACACTGGGCGTTTCCCATCGACGCCGATCACCTTCCGATGCTCTCGAGCCGTGGCTGCCCGTTTCGCTGCGCCCACTGCTCGAGCAACCCGGGCCTTCCCGCGGGGAAACCCAAGACGCAGCGGCGCTACTCTCCGGAGCGCCTGGCCGCACAGCTCGACTGGCTGCAGCAGCACGGCGCCCGCAGCGTGCACCTCTTAGATGAGCTGGCCAACGTCAACGAGCGACACTTCGACGCGCTGACGGAGTTGCTCGAGGCACGCGGCCTGAACTTCGAAATCCCGAACGGCGTGCGCGCGGACTACGTGCGCCCGAAGCACCTCGCGGCGATGAGCGGTCGCCTCACGACGCTGAGCATCTCCGCGGAGAGCGGGGTGCAGCGGGTGGTTGATCAGGTGGTAGGCAAGCAGCTCGATCTGCGCGCCATCGTGGAGACGGCAGAGCGCGCTCACGCAGCAGGCGTGCACCTGTTGATTCACTACATCATCGGGATGCCCGGCGAGAGCGCCGCGGAGATCAACGGCACGCTGAGCTTCGCGCTGGATTTGTTCGAGCGTTTCAACGCGGAGCCAAGCGTCCAGTTCGCTACCCCGCTACCCGGCACGCGCCTCGCACGTGAAGCGCTCAAGAAGGGCGCCACCGCGCTTCCCGTGGTCCGCGACTGGGGTCCTTACTTTCAGGGCAACCCCAGCCTCGAGACCAGTGCATTCAGCAGCGACGATCTACGCGCGTTCAAGCAGAGCTTCGACCGCCGCATGGAGGCGCTACGCCAGCCGGCGCACGTTCGACTGGCGGTGAGCTACCAGTGCAACAACCGCTGCACGTTCTGCAGCGTCGGCAGCCCACCTGCGCTTCCGCCCGGCAATAAGGTTCCAACGGATGAACGCGCGCGGCTACGCGCGCTGAGCGAACACCTCAGCGAAGAGTATCGACGCGGGGCGCGCGAGCTCACGCTGGACGGCGGGGAACCGACCCTCAGTCGCGGCGTGTTTCAGTTGATCCAAATCGCAAAGCGCATTGGCTTCGACCGCGTGAGCCTCATCACGAACGGACGCTTGGCGAGCTACCCGGAGTACGCAAAGCGCCTCGCCGATTCCGGCTTGGACGAGATTTGGGTCAGCCTCCACGGCTCTCATGCCGCGCTGCATGACAACTTGGTTGGCGATCCAGGCGCCTTCGAGCAGACGCTGAGCGGCCTGCAGCAGCTCTTGAGTTGCGCTCCACAGTCGCTCAAGCTCGGCGTTCAGATCACCCTCACCCGTCAGAACCAGCGCGATTTGTCGGCGCTTTTTGCGTTACTTTCTCGTTTGGGGGTGAGGAACGTTGGCTTGCTTGGGCTCGAACCAGGAGGCGCCGGCTACGCCAGCGCCGCGTACGATCTCGAAGAGCTATCGACGGATCTCGTCGCTGCGCTGCAGAGCGTGAAGGCACCACACGAGGCGGTAGATTCGTCAGACACCCTCAGTTTCTGCGTGAAAAATCTGCCCGTGTGCGCCTTGCCCGGGTTCGAACGCCTGGTCGAAGTCGACTTATCGAAGCTCGCCCCGGAGCTCTCACGCGATCGTTACGTCTCCCTCGAGGGGGTCGATTTGCCGAGCTACGTGCGGGCCCAGCGCACGTACACGGAGCGCTGCGTCGCTTGCCACTATCGGACAATTTGCGGGGGATTCGTGGATAGAGACACGGATCAGCCGAGTTGGCTGGTGCCGCTGCGGCGCCTGACCCACACCCCCGTAGGTGCTGCAAGATAG
- a CDS encoding glucosaminidase domain-containing protein, producing MTQRIEGPSKLPTTHQFRMESATSGTAERFGAYLPNSLQGARTPLSGGEASRLLSQAWERVHGTPPSAKTLSTLWAQWALETGRGRSMRGYNFGGIKGTAPGGGSAVLKTHEGYGDHRVAIQSRFRTYATPEAGAADYVRTLSERYPEATKAAASGDVHGFVAGLRKRGYFTADPNDYSRAIERLSAEHTRSGGGDFSQLKDPGPWVDALLHTLAQVIARHRSG from the coding sequence ATGACTCAGCGCATCGAAGGGCCGTCGAAGCTCCCCACGACGCACCAATTCCGTATGGAATCTGCGACTTCAGGCACCGCGGAGCGCTTCGGGGCCTACCTGCCGAACTCCCTGCAAGGCGCCCGCACGCCGCTCTCCGGTGGAGAAGCTTCACGGCTACTGAGCCAGGCCTGGGAGCGCGTCCACGGAACGCCACCAAGTGCAAAAACGCTCAGCACGTTGTGGGCCCAGTGGGCCCTCGAGACAGGCCGCGGCCGGTCCATGCGGGGCTACAACTTCGGCGGCATCAAAGGCACCGCACCCGGCGGCGGGAGCGCCGTGCTCAAGACCCACGAGGGCTACGGCGACCACCGGGTGGCAATCCAAAGTCGCTTCCGCACCTACGCCACGCCGGAAGCCGGCGCCGCGGACTACGTACGAACGCTCAGCGAGCGCTACCCCGAGGCAACGAAGGCCGCGGCGAGCGGCGATGTGCACGGCTTCGTCGCTGGGCTCCGCAAGCGCGGCTACTTCACCGCAGACCCGAACGACTACTCGCGCGCCATCGAGCGCCTGAGCGCCGAGCACACGCGCAGCGGCGGCGGCGACTTCTCCCAGCTGAAGGACCCTGGCCCCTGGGTGGACGCGTTACTTCACACCTTGGCCCAGGTGATCGCCCGTCACCGCAGCGGCTAG
- a CDS encoding L,D-transpeptidase encodes MMRARWTVPAALAVTCSALLFGCNGGGGEETPQLSKGSSDEIPNVPVPPADGPRLGAISYITKVMDRPSKDGQVIGHLHAGAMVPRAEEPYSKDGCEGGWYPIRPRGFVCAGEQATTELSHPTLIAMAQQPKLDDSLPYAYARTTKTTAIYQRDPADDHAVQEVGKIRGRSGLAIVGSWSAKGPEGDQLRLGMMTDGRFVKAADLKKAEFSDFKGVELGNGTDLPVAFVVKRGVRAWQVEKGDADKQGKLEYHQTIMLTGKYREVNGLRYWETSDNRFVRHRDVTVIRRRENFPEFAKADERWIDISIVTGSMVLYEGTKPVYTSLVSVGRNRLDDEGEAVTKRGEFKVTAKFVTATTLDPTKVAHYWDSYDTPWVIQLDSGQHLHGAYWHDRFGIEHTNGDVHLTPHDANHVFRWITAQIPDGWNSVLQWPKDEPPVHVVIRK; translated from the coding sequence ATGATGCGCGCACGATGGACTGTACCCGCGGCCTTGGCCGTCACGTGCTCGGCGCTGCTGTTCGGCTGCAACGGCGGTGGCGGCGAGGAAACGCCCCAGCTCTCCAAGGGCAGCTCCGATGAGATCCCGAACGTTCCGGTACCCCCGGCGGATGGGCCGCGACTTGGAGCGATCAGCTACATCACCAAGGTGATGGATCGGCCGTCGAAGGACGGTCAGGTGATTGGCCACCTGCACGCAGGTGCGATGGTTCCCCGCGCCGAAGAGCCGTACTCGAAAGACGGCTGTGAAGGCGGCTGGTACCCGATTCGGCCTCGCGGCTTTGTGTGCGCGGGGGAGCAAGCAACGACCGAGCTCAGCCACCCGACGCTGATCGCGATGGCACAGCAGCCAAAGCTCGACGACTCATTACCGTACGCATATGCCCGCACCACCAAGACGACGGCGATCTACCAGCGCGACCCTGCTGATGATCACGCGGTGCAAGAGGTGGGGAAGATCCGCGGTCGCAGTGGCTTGGCCATCGTCGGCTCCTGGAGCGCGAAGGGACCGGAAGGAGACCAGCTGCGCCTCGGCATGATGACCGACGGACGCTTCGTGAAGGCTGCGGACCTGAAGAAGGCAGAGTTCAGCGACTTCAAAGGCGTAGAGCTCGGCAACGGCACCGACTTGCCCGTCGCCTTCGTGGTCAAGCGCGGGGTGCGCGCCTGGCAGGTTGAAAAGGGCGACGCCGACAAGCAAGGCAAGCTCGAGTACCACCAGACCATCATGCTCACGGGCAAATACCGTGAGGTAAATGGCCTCCGCTACTGGGAGACCAGCGACAACCGCTTCGTGCGCCACCGCGACGTGACGGTGATTCGCCGCAGGGAAAACTTCCCAGAGTTTGCCAAGGCCGACGAGCGCTGGATCGACATCAGCATCGTCACCGGCTCGATGGTGCTCTACGAGGGCACCAAGCCCGTGTACACCTCCCTGGTCAGCGTCGGGCGCAATCGCCTGGACGACGAAGGCGAGGCAGTGACGAAGCGCGGCGAATTCAAGGTCACCGCAAAGTTCGTCACGGCAACGACCCTAGACCCGACGAAGGTCGCCCACTACTGGGACTCCTACGATACCCCGTGGGTGATCCAGCTCGACTCCGGGCAGCACCTCCACGGCGCTTACTGGCATGACCGCTTCGGCATCGAGCACACCAACGGCGATGTGCACCTCACGCCTCACGACGCGAACCACGTCTTCCGCTGGATCACGGCGCAAATCCCCGACGGCTGGAACAGCGTGCTGCAGTGGCCGAAGGACGAGCCACCCGTGCACGTGGTGATCCGCAAGTAG
- the metF gene encoding methylenetetrahydrofolate reductase [NAD(P)H], whose protein sequence is MKIDAKLKSQTPAFSFEFFPPKNEEGMRTLFDTVAELKELDPTYVSVTYGAGGSTRRLTVELVERIQRETGIDAMAHLTCVGATREEIGGVLSDLKNAGIQNVLALRGDPPKGQEKFERTEGGFGYANELAQFIRDSHDFCIGGACYPEMHPEAASSDADMDALKRKVDAGASVLITQLFFDPNVYLHFVERCRAAGIDVPIIAGIMPVTNIGQVKRFTAMCGASIPGPLLQRLEQTNGEQGEIRKVGVEHAILQCQKLLEAGAPGLHFYTLNRSKATREILQSLR, encoded by the coding sequence ATGAAGATTGACGCGAAGCTCAAGAGTCAGACCCCCGCGTTCTCGTTCGAGTTTTTCCCCCCCAAGAACGAAGAGGGGATGCGCACGCTGTTCGACACCGTTGCAGAGCTGAAGGAGCTCGACCCAACGTATGTGTCCGTGACCTACGGTGCTGGAGGCAGCACTCGCCGGCTCACCGTCGAGCTGGTGGAGCGCATCCAGCGCGAGACGGGGATCGACGCCATGGCGCACCTGACGTGCGTGGGCGCGACTCGTGAGGAGATCGGCGGCGTGCTCAGCGATCTAAAGAACGCTGGGATCCAGAACGTGCTCGCGCTGCGCGGGGATCCGCCGAAGGGGCAAGAGAAGTTCGAGCGGACCGAGGGTGGTTTTGGCTACGCCAATGAACTCGCCCAGTTCATTCGTGACAGCCACGACTTCTGCATCGGCGGGGCCTGCTACCCTGAGATGCATCCCGAGGCCGCTAGCTCAGACGCGGACATGGATGCCCTCAAGCGCAAGGTGGACGCGGGAGCGAGCGTGCTGATCACCCAGCTCTTCTTCGACCCGAATGTCTATCTCCACTTCGTAGAACGTTGCCGTGCGGCAGGCATCGACGTGCCAATCATCGCGGGTATCATGCCGGTGACGAACATCGGCCAGGTCAAGCGCTTCACCGCCATGTGTGGTGCTTCAATCCCTGGTCCGCTGCTGCAGCGGCTGGAGCAGACGAACGGAGAGCAAGGCGAGATCCGGAAAGTGGGCGTGGAGCACGCCATTCTGCAGTGCCAGAAGCTGCTCGAGGCGGGGGCGCCAGGCTTGCACTTCTACACGTTGAACCGCAGTAAGGCGACGCGGGAGATCTTGCAGAGTCTGCGCTAG